The following coding sequences lie in one Benincasa hispida cultivar B227 chromosome 6, ASM972705v1, whole genome shotgun sequence genomic window:
- the LOC120080243 gene encoding AAA-ATPase At5g57480-like: MNLFTTYSNYLLYGLWGIFFPLQFPLLILRFFLELSLSLFLFLHQNFYVSKQSSLSSTQNKKKKMEYWSTMASLLGLIAFLQSLFPPILTFSTAIFSSFSSYIYFDIPDIDGFNTNELYTAVQLYLTSSLSAASANPTTRLSLTRPLNSTALTFTLQNNASISDEFNGVSLQWHHIVTPRQLHNTFPWRIFPEHKRKFTLKFKKQHKSLILNSYFDHILEKANELRRRNQDRYLFTNPRGGGDSLRGCNNPWVAVPFKHPSTFETLAIDPIKKQEIMEDLQDFAKNGKLFYQRTGRAWNRGYLLYGPPGTGKSSLIAAMANFLGFDMYDLELTEVQNNSELKTLLMKTTAKSIVVIEDIDCSLNLSNRKNSRNDSITLSGLLNFIDGLWSCCGSEKIFVFTTNHIEKLDPALVRSGRMDMHIFMSFCSFAALKILLRNYLDWDEEEEDWDGSVLKEMEQSIEKAEMSAADICEILIKNRREKGRAMRRVLEALKMRGKKKVAINGASRKEDQNEECEKKGLKDTLKL; the protein is encoded by the coding sequence ATGAATTTGTTCACAACTTACTCCAATTATCTCCTCTATGGCCTATGGggtattttttttccacttcAATTTCCTCTTCTTATATTGAGGTTTTTTTTGGAACTTTCCCTCTCATTATTTCTTTTCCTTCATCAAAATTTCTATGTTTCCAAACAGTCTTCACTTTCCTCGacacaaaacaagaaaaaaaaaatggagtatTGGTCAACAATGGCTTCTCTATTAGGCCTCATAGCGTTTCTTCAATCTCTCTTCCCTCCAATCCTCACCTTCTCCACTGCCATTTTCTCTTCCTTCTCTTCCTACATCTACTTCGACATTCCAGACATCGACGGCTTCAACACTAACGAACTCTACACCGCCGTCCAACTCTACCTAACCTCCTCCCTCTCCGCCGCCTCCGCCAACCCCACCACTCGCCTCAGCCTTACCCGACCACTCAATTCCACCGCCCTCACTTTCACCCTTCAAAACAACGCCTCCATCTCCGACGAATTCAACGGCGTCTCCCTCCAATGGCACCACATTGTCACACCAAGACAATTACACAACACATTCCCCTGGCGAATATTTCCAGAACACAAAAGAAAATTCAcactcaaattcaaaaaacaacaCAAATCCTTAATTCTCAACTCCTATTTCGATCACATTCTCGAAAAAGCTAACGAACTTCGTCGCAGAAATCAAGATCGGTACCTTTTTACGAATCCTCGTGGTGGCGGCGATTCGTTAAGAGGTTGTAATAATCCATGGGTGGCAGTTCCATTCAAGCATCCAAGCACATTCGAAACACTTGCTATTGATCCAatcaagaaacaagaaattaTGGAAGATCTTCAAGATTTTGCTAAAAACGGGAAATTGTTTTACCAACGAACAGGACGTGCTTGGAACAGAGGTTACCTTTTGTACGGACCACCAGGAACGGGGAAATCAAGTCTAATTGCAGCGATGGCGAATTTTCTCGGCTTCGACATGTATGATCTTGAATTAACAGAAGTTCAGAACAATTCAGAGCTTAAAACACTTCTAATGAAGACGACGGCGAAATCGATTGTTGTAATCGAAGATATTGACTGTTCACTCAATCTCTCGAATCGGAAGAACTCGAGGAATGATTCAATTACGCTTTCTGGTTTGTTGAATTTCATAGATGGATTGTGGTCATGTTGTGGAAGTGAGAAGATCTTCGTGTTTACGACGAATCATATCGAGAAGCTGGATCCGGCACTGGTGAGGAGTGGGAGAATGGATATGCATATTTTCATGAGTTTTTGTTCATTCGCAGCGTTGAAGATTCTTCTGAGAAATTATTTAGATtgggatgaagaagaagaagattgggaTGGCAGTGTTTTGAAGGAAATGGAACAGAGTATTGAGAAAGCAGAGATGAGTGCTGCTGATATTTGTGAGATTTTGATTAAGAACAGGAGGGAGAAGGGAAGAGCAATGAGAAGGGTTTTGGAAGCTTTGAAAATGAGGGGGAAGAAGAAGGTAGCCATTAATGGAGCTTCAAGGAAGGAAGATCAAAATGAAGAATGTGAAAAGAAAGGATTGAAGGATACTCTTAAACTTTAG